Proteins encoded by one window of Myripristis murdjan chromosome 1, fMyrMur1.1, whole genome shotgun sequence:
- the LOC115377716 gene encoding ras-related protein Rab-33B-like, with the protein MESSLEFSNSLGSVSSLPARCRTFKIIVIGDSAVGKTCLTHRLCAGEFPRRVEATIGVDFRERLLDVEGERIKLQMWDTAGQERFRKSMVQHYYRNVHAVLFVYDVTCPASFRSLPAWVEECRQNSLGLDIPRFLVGNKSDLRGPVRAEGQVSREQALKFAEAHGMTLFETSAKSPANSGPKRRGAGEREAAFQQDKVDDIITAVAARLKRLRRPTAVSARAYCDSFKVPTKKMPEKDLWSCTC; encoded by the exons ATGGAGTCATCTCTGGAGTTCTCCAACTCGCTGGGCAGCGTCTCCTCGCTGCCCGCCCGCTGCCGGACCTTTAAAATCATTGTGATCGGAGACTCCGCGGTGGGGAAGACCTGCCTCACACACCGACTCTGCGCCGGAGAGTTCCCCCGGAGAGTCGAGGCCACCATCGGGGTGGATTTCCGCGAGAGGCTGCTTGACGTCGAGGGGGAGAGAATTAAG CTCCAGATGTGGGACACGGCGGGACAGGAGCGCTTCCGAAAGTCCATGGTGCAGCACTACTACCGCAACGTGCACGCCGTGCTCTTCGTGTACGATGTCACCTGCCCTGCCAGCTTCAGGAGCCTGCCCGCCTGGGTGGAGGAGTGCAGGCAGAACTCCCTGGGCCTGGACATCCCCAG GTTCCTGGTGGGAAATAAGAGCGACCTCCGCGGCCCCGTCAGGGCTGAGGGCCAGGTGAGCCGGGAGCAGGCGCTGAAGTTCGCTGAGGCCCACGGGATGACGCTGTTTGAGACGTCGGCCAAGAGCCCCGCAAACTCTGGCCCGAAGAGGCGAGGGGCAGGCGAGCGCGAAGCGGCGTTTCAACAGGATAAGGTGGATGACATCATCACGGCCGTGGCGGCCAGGCTGAAGAGGCTGAGGAGGCCCACAGCAGTGAGCGCCAGGGCGTACTGCGACTCTTTCAAAGTGCCCACCAAAAAAATGCCAGAGAAAGACCTGTGGAGCTGCACCTGCTGA